The following proteins are encoded in a genomic region of Dictyoglomus sp. NZ13-RE01:
- a CDS encoding NADH-quinone oxidoreductase subunit F, with protein sequence MAERAHILICAGAACISAGEESFKSALERELKEAGIYEEVKIIETGCFGTCDLGPVMVIYPEGTFYIHLKPQDAKEIVNEHLLKGRVVERLLVKEPELKKPLPTINDLPFFKNQVRIALRNVGFIDPLNIEEYIARDGYSALAKVLTEMTPEEVISEVKKSGLRGRGGAGFPTGLKWELGRKAKGDEKYIICNADEGDPGAFMDRSILEGDPHSVIEGMLIGAYAIGAKKGYVYIRAEYPLAIKRLTSAIEQARNYGLLGENILGSDFSFDIEIRIGAGAFVCGEETALIASVEGKRGMPRPRPPFPVNSGLWGKPTVINNVETWANIPVIILKGADWFASLGTEKSKGTKVFALAGKINMTGLIEVPMGITLREIVYNVGGGIPGGKKFKAVQIGGPAGGCIPADYLDTPVDYESITSLGAIMGSGGLIVMDEDNCMVDVAKFFLTFTQDESCGKCIPCRVGTKRMLEILDRITKGEGKEEDLYELEELAKVVRNTSLCGLGKGAPNPVLTTLKYFRDEYIAHIRDKKCPAKVCTALIHYEVIREQCRKCAICFKNCPVGAIFKDEDGTYVIDQEKCTKCGICFQVCPFKAIKKE encoded by the coding sequence ATGGCAGAGAGGGCGCACATTCTAATATGCGCTGGAGCAGCATGTATATCTGCAGGTGAAGAAAGCTTTAAGTCCGCTTTAGAAAGGGAGTTAAAGGAAGCTGGCATCTACGAAGAGGTAAAGATTATAGAAACAGGATGTTTTGGTACATGTGATTTGGGACCTGTTATGGTAATTTATCCAGAAGGTACCTTTTATATCCATTTAAAACCTCAAGATGCAAAAGAGATCGTGAATGAACATCTACTAAAGGGAAGAGTTGTGGAAAGATTATTAGTAAAGGAACCAGAATTGAAGAAGCCTCTTCCAACAATAAATGATCTTCCTTTCTTTAAAAACCAGGTAAGAATTGCTTTGAGAAACGTTGGTTTTATTGATCCTTTAAACATAGAAGAATATATTGCGAGAGATGGATATTCTGCTCTGGCTAAAGTATTAACAGAAATGACGCCAGAAGAAGTTATTTCCGAGGTAAAAAAATCTGGATTAAGGGGAAGAGGGGGAGCAGGTTTTCCAACAGGATTAAAGTGGGAGCTCGGAAGAAAAGCAAAAGGAGATGAAAAGTATATAATCTGTAATGCGGATGAGGGGGATCCTGGAGCCTTCATGGATAGAAGTATTTTGGAGGGAGATCCTCATTCTGTAATTGAAGGAATGCTTATTGGTGCTTATGCTATTGGGGCCAAAAAGGGATATGTATATATAAGAGCGGAATATCCTTTAGCAATAAAGAGATTGACTTCAGCCATAGAGCAAGCAAGAAATTATGGTCTCTTAGGAGAAAACATATTAGGAAGTGATTTTTCTTTTGACATCGAAATAAGAATTGGAGCAGGAGCTTTTGTATGTGGTGAGGAAACAGCCCTTATTGCTTCTGTGGAAGGTAAGAGAGGAATGCCACGTCCAAGACCTCCCTTCCCAGTAAATTCTGGACTCTGGGGAAAACCAACTGTGATTAATAATGTGGAAACATGGGCAAATATACCTGTTATAATTCTTAAAGGAGCAGACTGGTTTGCATCATTAGGAACAGAAAAAAGCAAAGGGACAAAAGTTTTTGCTCTTGCAGGAAAAATTAATATGACTGGTTTAATAGAGGTTCCAATGGGTATAACCTTAAGAGAAATAGTTTATAATGTTGGAGGAGGAATTCCTGGCGGGAAAAAGTTCAAAGCTGTTCAGATAGGAGGTCCTGCAGGTGGATGTATTCCTGCTGATTATTTAGATACGCCTGTTGACTACGAATCTATAACTTCGCTTGGTGCTATTATGGGGTCTGGTGGATTAATAGTAATGGATGAAGACAATTGTATGGTCGATGTAGCAAAATTCTTCTTAACCTTTACCCAGGATGAATCCTGTGGAAAATGTATTCCATGTAGGGTTGGAACAAAAAGAATGTTAGAGATATTAGATAGAATAACAAAAGGTGAAGGAAAGGAAGAAGACTTGTACGAACTTGAAGAGCTTGCAAAGGTTGTGAGGAATACTTCCTTGTGTGGACTTGGAAAAGGAGCGCCGAATCCTGTGTTAACTACCTTAAAATATTTTAGAGATGAATACATTGCTCATATTAGGGATAAGAAATGTCCTGCTAAGGTATGTACTGCATTAATTCATTATGAAGTTATTAGGGAACAATGTAGAAAATGTGCTATATGTTTCAAAAATTGCCCAGTAGGAGCAATTTTCAAAGATGAAGATGGTACTTATGTGATTGATCAGGAAAAATGTACAAAGTGTGGAATTTGTTTCCAAGTATGTCCTTTTAAGGCTATTAAGAAAGAATAA
- a CDS encoding nitroreductase, which produces MEVFEAIKERRSIRKYLPKEVEKEKLLRVLEAGRLAPSARNRQEWRFAVVISKEKREELVKEASPHQPFMLSAPVIIVAYTLDKDYVMRCGVPAHYIDVAIALTHMHLQAVEEGLGTCWIGSFYPDKVRKVLGLPEEAEIIQLMTLGYPAENPAPRPRVPLNDIVRFY; this is translated from the coding sequence ATGGAGGTATTTGAGGCTATTAAAGAGAGAAGAAGTATAAGAAAATATCTTCCTAAAGAAGTTGAGAAGGAAAAATTGTTAAGAGTTCTTGAGGCAGGTAGGCTTGCTCCTTCTGCAAGAAATAGGCAGGAATGGAGATTTGCAGTAGTAATTAGTAAGGAGAAGAGAGAAGAATTAGTGAAAGAAGCTTCTCCCCATCAGCCTTTTATGTTATCTGCACCTGTAATTATTGTGGCTTATACGTTAGATAAAGATTATGTCATGAGATGTGGGGTTCCTGCTCATTATATAGATGTGGCTATTGCTTTAACTCATATGCATCTTCAAGCAGTAGAAGAGGGGCTTGGAACATGTTGGATTGGTTCCTTTTATCCAGATAAAGTTAGAAAAGTCTTAGGATTACCAGAAGAGGCAGAAATAATACAACTTATGACATTGGGATATCCAGCAGAAAATCCTGCTCCAAGACCGAGAGTGCCATTAAATGATATTGTGAGATTTTATTAA
- a CDS encoding serine kinase, translated as MKSREIANILSLKVIVEPKGDEDIKYGICCDLLSFVMAHAVEESVWVTVQTHLNTVAVAVLTGIKSIIFVSGQEPGEETINKAKEEGINLYSSPKSAFEIVGELYKLGVKGEERKI; from the coding sequence ATGAAGAGTAGAGAGATTGCTAATATTTTATCATTAAAAGTTATTGTTGAACCAAAGGGAGATGAGGATATTAAGTATGGTATTTGTTGTGATCTTCTTTCTTTTGTTATGGCTCATGCCGTAGAAGAATCGGTATGGGTGACTGTTCAGACTCATCTAAATACTGTGGCTGTTGCAGTTTTAACAGGAATAAAAAGTATTATTTTTGTTTCTGGGCAAGAGCCTGGAGAGGAAACAATTAATAAAGCTAAAGAGGAGGGCATAAATTTATATTCATCCCCAAAATCTGCTTTTGAAATAGTTGGAGAATTATACAAGTTAGGAGTGAAAGGGGAGGAAAGAAAAATATAA
- a CDS encoding ferredoxin, whose amino-acid sequence MNEKLFHSVAINLQRCRGCIHCIRHCPTEAMRVRNGKALILSHRCIDCGECIRVCPYHAPFAFTQTLESIASLENIIVIFPPEFYAQFPTSYTLGQIKKGVQRTFSAKEVWDTTIAIYFLQQALEQYISTTSNLPLISTYCPAVVELIQVKFPTLIPHLSPFRPPFEIMGEIVKKLWKKSHPEESINLVYLAPCPAQVTNIKEPLDGRESVFSSVLGIDNVFINIKRNITDEKEESYVYSPGLLWGGLGGESSFLPEESAISVGGMDEVVKVLEDLERNKFQDIKFLELRACREGCIGGVLNPEDKYVAKKRLMYHIKTTKEDKELLKKLDNLISISDMLLNKAILPRPIWKLDEDMGKALKKMEEMREILKILPGLDCGSCGSPTCSALAEDIVRGNAQIYDCIFVLKEKLREMAKEMEEISRRSVSIIPKRKEERDEE is encoded by the coding sequence ATGAATGAAAAGTTATTTCATTCAGTAGCTATAAATCTGCAAAGATGTAGGGGATGCATCCATTGTATAAGGCATTGTCCTACAGAGGCAATGAGGGTAAGAAATGGGAAAGCTTTAATTCTTTCCCATCGTTGTATAGATTGTGGAGAATGCATTAGGGTGTGTCCTTATCATGCTCCTTTTGCTTTTACTCAGACTTTAGAAAGTATTGCCTCTTTGGAAAATATAATAGTAATTTTTCCTCCAGAGTTTTATGCACAATTCCCCACAAGTTACACCTTAGGTCAGATAAAGAAAGGAGTCCAAAGGACTTTCTCCGCGAAGGAGGTTTGGGATACTACTATAGCTATATATTTTTTACAGCAGGCTTTAGAGCAATACATATCTACAACTTCTAATCTCCCATTAATATCTACTTATTGTCCTGCTGTTGTAGAGCTAATTCAGGTTAAGTTTCCAACTCTTATTCCTCATTTGTCCCCCTTTAGACCGCCCTTTGAGATAATGGGAGAAATAGTAAAAAAGCTTTGGAAAAAGAGTCATCCTGAAGAAAGTATAAATTTGGTTTATTTAGCTCCTTGTCCTGCTCAAGTGACCAATATAAAAGAACCTTTGGATGGAAGAGAATCTGTTTTTAGTTCTGTATTAGGCATAGATAATGTTTTTATCAATATAAAAAGAAATATAACAGATGAAAAAGAGGAATCCTATGTTTATTCTCCAGGATTACTTTGGGGTGGATTAGGCGGTGAAAGTTCGTTTTTGCCTGAGGAATCCGCAATATCTGTGGGGGGAATGGATGAGGTAGTAAAAGTATTGGAGGACTTAGAAAGAAATAAATTTCAAGATATAAAATTTCTTGAGTTGCGAGCGTGTAGGGAAGGTTGTATAGGTGGGGTATTGAATCCAGAGGATAAATATGTGGCTAAAAAAAGATTGATGTACCATATAAAAACTACTAAAGAGGATAAAGAGTTATTAAAGAAACTGGATAATTTAATAAGTATCTCAGATATGTTACTGAATAAGGCAATTTTACCGAGACCTATATGGAAATTGGATGAGGATATGGGAAAGGCACTAAAAAAGATGGAGGAAATGCGAGAGATTTTAAAAATCCTACCTGGTCTTGACTGTGGTTCTTGTGGTTCTCCTACATGTTCCGCCTTGGCGGAGGATATTGTAAGAGGTAATGCTCAAATATATGATTGTATTTTTGTATTAAAGGAAAAATTGAGAGAGATGGCAAAAGAGATGGAGGAAATATCTCGAAGATCAGTCTCTATAATTCCAAAAAGAAAGGAAGAGAGAGATGAAGAGTAG
- a CDS encoding histidinol-phosphatase: MRWYGIDLHVHTVLSPCGDFEMSSKNIVKRAKMLGVEILAITDHHMVENYPAVKYWGDKMDVIVIPGMEIQSREEVHVVGLFENYETALEFQKVIWRYLPIMKNNEDLFGLQVVINEKDEVERIEERLLLTSTSLSLKEVTELIKKYEGLAVLAHIDKPMYSVISNLGFIPDDLNFDVLELSKNCDLNKFSNMYNIKNKPVIISSDAHYLEDMIKPKTFLGMEDFSWKDFVKALKCKNIKYQLEV, encoded by the coding sequence TTGAGATGGTATGGTATTGATTTACATGTTCATACAGTACTTTCTCCTTGTGGAGATTTTGAAATGTCTTCAAAAAATATAGTAAAAAGGGCAAAAATGTTAGGAGTTGAGATATTAGCCATAACAGATCACCATATGGTAGAGAATTATCCTGCTGTTAAATATTGGGGAGATAAGATGGATGTTATTGTAATACCTGGCATGGAGATTCAAAGCAGGGAAGAAGTACATGTTGTGGGATTATTTGAAAATTATGAGACTGCCTTAGAATTTCAGAAAGTTATATGGAGATATTTGCCAATTATGAAAAATAACGAGGACTTGTTTGGCTTACAAGTAGTTATTAATGAAAAAGATGAGGTTGAAAGAATTGAGGAAAGATTATTACTTACATCTACATCTCTATCTTTAAAAGAAGTAACTGAATTAATTAAAAAGTATGAGGGGTTAGCTGTTCTTGCTCATATTGATAAGCCCATGTATAGTGTAATTTCTAACCTGGGATTTATACCAGATGATTTAAATTTTGATGTTTTGGAATTGTCAAAAAATTGTGATCTTAATAAGTTTTCAAACATGTATAATATAAAAAATAAACCTGTAATCATTTCTTCGGATGCTCATTATTTAGAGGATATGATAAAACCTAAAACTTTTTTAGGTATGGAAGATTTCTCTTGGAAAGATTTTGTAAAAGCATTAAAATGTAAAAATATAAAGTATCAATTGGAGGTGTAA
- a CDS encoding esterase has protein sequence MRDIKIGLVLGSGGAKGLSHIGVLKVLEREGIEINYISGSSIGALVGGFYSKGYSSYELEKIALSLTKKDFYELLDFSPSLQGIILGDKILDFLKNYLDDIEFSELKIPFIAISVDLITGSKIIFKEGKLIHAIRSSISIPVIFKPYQYNDKLLIDGGVLSPLPVEELKELFKPDIIIAVNLQSSPSYDPNAKNTFPEIPIEPKTFSEKVIYRLSQAQVFKEFQKRLNPLLNPSLFEVLMQTINIMNWELTRKNMALADIVINPQVSNYKTFDFDKGKELIALGEEATYKVIDKIREKIKKKKRKFPWF, from the coding sequence ATGAGAGATATAAAAATAGGTTTAGTATTAGGAAGCGGAGGGGCTAAAGGACTCTCCCATATTGGAGTTCTTAAAGTCTTAGAAAGGGAAGGCATAGAGATAAATTATATATCTGGAAGTAGCATTGGAGCCTTAGTCGGTGGTTTTTATTCAAAAGGCTATTCCTCCTATGAATTAGAAAAAATTGCATTAAGTTTAACAAAAAAAGATTTCTACGAGTTATTAGATTTCTCTCCATCTCTACAGGGAATAATATTAGGAGATAAAATATTAGATTTTTTGAAGAATTATTTAGATGATATTGAATTTTCAGAGCTAAAAATTCCTTTTATAGCTATTTCTGTAGATTTAATTACAGGGAGTAAAATTATATTCAAAGAAGGAAAATTAATTCATGCAATAAGAAGTAGTATTTCAATACCTGTAATTTTCAAACCTTATCAATACAATGACAAACTGCTCATTGATGGTGGGGTTTTATCACCTCTTCCTGTAGAGGAATTAAAAGAATTATTCAAACCAGATATAATAATTGCAGTAAATCTACAAAGCTCTCCCTCCTACGATCCAAATGCAAAAAATACATTTCCTGAGATTCCTATAGAACCAAAGACCTTTTCAGAAAAAGTAATTTATAGATTATCACAAGCCCAAGTATTTAAAGAGTTTCAAAAGAGATTAAATCCTTTGTTAAATCCCTCACTTTTCGAAGTTTTAATGCAAACCATAAATATCATGAATTGGGAATTAACAAGAAAGAATATGGCCCTTGCGGATATAGTTATAAACCCACAAGTATCAAACTACAAAACTTTTGACTTTGATAAAGGAAAAGAGCTAATTGCCTTAGGAGAAGAGGCAACCTATAAAGTAATTGATAAAATCAGAGAGAAAATAAAGAAAAAGAAGAGAAAATTCCCTTGGTTTTAA
- a CDS encoding NADH-quinone oxidoreductase subunit E, translated as MKAQLKFSEYAQNEVEKILDKYAGSSGTLIMILHAIQEKFGYLPKEALEMVSNRMRIPLSEIYGVVTFYSFFRLEPQGKHVIRLCMGTACYVKGAADLLTALEQMGLKEGKVTEDGYYSLDLVRCIGACSMAPALMIDDEVYGRLTPNKVKKLLEDFRKENP; from the coding sequence ATGAAAGCACAATTAAAATTTTCAGAATATGCTCAGAACGAGGTAGAGAAGATATTAGATAAGTATGCTGGGTCATCTGGAACTTTAATTATGATTTTACATGCTATTCAAGAAAAATTTGGATATTTGCCCAAAGAGGCGTTAGAAATGGTATCAAATAGAATGAGGATTCCATTGAGCGAGATTTACGGTGTTGTTACCTTTTACTCCTTCTTTAGATTAGAACCTCAAGGTAAACATGTAATAAGGCTTTGTATGGGAACTGCATGTTATGTGAAAGGTGCTGCAGATTTACTAACTGCTTTAGAACAGATGGGATTAAAAGAGGGTAAAGTTACTGAAGATGGATATTATTCTTTGGACTTAGTTAGATGTATTGGGGCATGTAGTATGGCACCTGCTTTGATGATTGATGATGAGGTTTATGGAAGATTAACTCCCAATAAGGTAAAGAAATTGTTAGAGGATTTTAGAAAAGAGAATCCATGA
- a CDS encoding 2Fe-2S ferredoxin yields the protein MKKLTLEELKKIKEKAQSDLQARSPEGKDKIVVHMGTCGIAAGARETLLAILDEIEKRNLQNVVVTQAGCIGLCEYEPLISVQKVGGPKVLYKHVTPEKARKIIAQHVINGQIVTEDVLSTE from the coding sequence ATGAAAAAGTTAACTTTAGAAGAATTGAAGAAGATTAAAGAGAAAGCCCAAAGCGATCTTCAAGCTCGCTCTCCTGAGGGAAAGGATAAAATAGTAGTTCACATGGGTACTTGTGGGATAGCAGCAGGTGCGCGCGAGACTCTTTTAGCTATTTTAGATGAGATTGAAAAGAGAAATTTGCAAAATGTTGTAGTAACTCAGGCTGGATGTATTGGTCTCTGTGAATATGAACCTTTAATATCTGTTCAAAAAGTTGGAGGTCCAAAAGTTTTATATAAGCATGTAACTCCTGAGAAGGCAAGAAAAATTATTGCTCAACATGTAATTAATGGACAGATCGTTACAGAGGATGTTTTATCAACAGAGTAA
- a CDS encoding serine/threonine protein kinase, with translation MRIPKEFFESIKVKEIMNTDIVKVTSYHDMRSIQEIMRIKRIDGLPVVNDIGKMIGLVTVENVISALVNGDLNAPCSKYMVKDPKYLKPDDNLYTALCLFRQYRFGRFPVINDNGEPIGILSTRDIVIKLLDVEEKEIKIEKKSEIEPLVLEYPVLGGDFSSAGMASSAVKKALQQLGVDPAIIRRVAIITYEAEMNIVIHAYRGVLRVFLSPEVIEIIAEDEGPGIPDIELAMQPGYSTAPDNIREMGFGAGMGLPNIKNCSDDLKIESQVGKGTKLISRVYIRKNE, from the coding sequence TTGAGAATTCCAAAAGAATTTTTTGAGTCAATTAAGGTAAAAGAAATAATGAATACTGATATTGTTAAAGTTACATCTTACCATGATATGAGATCAATTCAAGAGATTATGAGGATTAAAAGAATTGATGGTCTACCTGTAGTGAATGATATTGGGAAGATGATAGGTTTAGTTACTGTAGAGAATGTTATTTCTGCATTAGTAAATGGAGATTTAAATGCACCATGTTCAAAATATATGGTAAAGGATCCGAAATATTTAAAACCTGATGATAATTTATATACTGCATTATGTCTTTTTAGACAATATAGATTTGGAAGGTTTCCTGTGATAAATGATAATGGAGAACCAATAGGAATATTAAGTACAAGGGATATTGTTATTAAACTGTTGGATGTAGAAGAAAAAGAAATTAAGATTGAGAAAAAATCAGAAATAGAGCCATTAGTTTTGGAATATCCAGTCTTGGGAGGAGACTTCTCATCTGCCGGTATGGCTTCTTCCGCTGTTAAAAAAGCATTACAGCAGTTAGGGGTTGATCCTGCAATAATTAGGAGAGTTGCAATTATTACTTATGAAGCAGAAATGAACATAGTTATTCATGCTTATAGAGGTGTGTTAAGGGTCTTTCTTTCTCCTGAAGTTATTGAGATAATAGCGGAAGATGAGGGGCCTGGAATTCCTGATATTGAGCTTGCCATGCAACCTGGATACTCTACAGCTCCAGATAATATTAGAGAAATGGGATTTGGGGCTGGAATGGGACTTCCAAATATTAAAAATTGTTCTGATGATTTGAAAATAGAGTCCCAGGTAGGAAAGGGGACTAAATTAATTTCACGAGTGTATATAAGAAAAAATGAATGA
- a CDS encoding zinc metalloprotease HtpX yields MRPFTFYEAISANRRKSWIIVTLVSLLLFIVIYAICYWLELGSLSIILSLLLVIIINYYAYYNSDKIILSISGAREPKKEEYPYLINVVEGLSIAGGIPTPKIYVIDDPSPNAFATGRDPNNSAIAVTTGLLERLNRLELEGVIGHEISHIKNYDVRLQTICAVMVGMIVILGDVLKKSFYYGKRRSKDRDENILGLIALLIAIISPLLATLLRFALSRQREYLADAGSAMLTRYPEGLASALEKIAESDLPVKNVNYMTAPLYIVNPLKKGGFSNLFNTHPPIEERIKRLRMMGERWRKLEKGGEYGGI; encoded by the coding sequence ATGAGACCTTTTACTTTTTATGAGGCTATCTCTGCCAATAGAAGAAAAAGTTGGATCATTGTAACTTTAGTTTCTCTATTACTTTTCATAGTAATCTATGCTATTTGCTATTGGCTTGAGCTTGGCTCTCTCTCAATAATACTTTCATTACTTTTAGTCATAATAATTAACTATTATGCTTATTATAATAGCGATAAAATAATTCTCTCTATTAGTGGAGCAAGAGAGCCTAAGAAAGAAGAATATCCTTATTTAATCAATGTGGTAGAGGGCTTAAGTATTGCAGGAGGAATTCCCACCCCTAAGATATATGTGATTGATGATCCTTCTCCAAATGCTTTTGCTACAGGAAGAGATCCTAATAACAGTGCCATAGCTGTTACAACGGGTTTATTGGAAAGATTAAATAGATTAGAACTTGAGGGAGTTATTGGGCATGAAATTTCCCATATAAAAAACTATGATGTTAGACTACAAACTATATGTGCTGTCATGGTTGGCATGATAGTTATTCTTGGAGATGTCTTGAAAAAAAGTTTTTATTATGGAAAAAGGAGAAGTAAAGATAGAGATGAAAATATATTGGGTTTAATAGCATTATTAATAGCCATAATATCCCCCCTTTTAGCAACTCTTTTGAGGTTTGCTTTATCAAGACAGAGAGAATACTTAGCTGATGCTGGCTCTGCTATGTTAACTCGATATCCTGAAGGGCTTGCTTCTGCTTTAGAGAAAATTGCTGAAAGTGATTTACCTGTTAAAAATGTAAATTATATGACTGCTCCCTTATATATTGTTAATCCTCTAAAAAAAGGAGGCTTTAGTAATTTATTTAATACTCATCCACCTATTGAGGAAAGAATAAAAAGGTTAAGAATGATGGGGGAAAGATGGAGAAAGTTAGAGAAAGGAGGAGAGTATGGAGGTATTTGA
- a CDS encoding histidine kinase, producing the protein MKELSLHLLDLIENSIEAGAKNIFIEINKNKEKTVLRIVDDGKGIPEDVLRDITNPFTTTRRTRKVGLGISLFNEVITNCGGKLNIKSKVGEGTELISEFPSNHIDLPPWGNLADTIYALIVTHPEINFNFKIKTEKGSFEISTEDIKSKLGGDNSFFDPEVIRFIKSYLNQNLGGIGI; encoded by the coding sequence ATGAAAGAATTATCTTTGCATCTTTTAGATCTTATAGAAAATTCTATTGAGGCGGGGGCAAAAAATATATTTATAGAAATAAATAAAAATAAAGAAAAAACTGTGCTAAGAATAGTAGATGATGGAAAAGGAATACCTGAGGACGTATTAAGGGATATAACTAATCCCTTTACTACAACAAGGAGAACAAGAAAGGTTGGCTTAGGAATTTCTCTATTTAATGAGGTAATTACAAATTGTGGTGGAAAACTCAATATAAAGTCGAAAGTAGGAGAGGGAACTGAGTTAATCTCTGAGTTTCCTTCTAATCATATAGATCTACCCCCATGGGGAAATTTGGCTGATACAATTTATGCTTTAATTGTTACCCATCCTGAGATTAATTTTAATTTTAAAATTAAAACAGAAAAAGGGTCTTTTGAGATATCTACTGAGGATATTAAGAGTAAGTTAGGGGGAGATAATTCATTTTTTGATCCTGAAGTTATTAGATTTATAAAATCATATCTAAATCAAAATTTAGGAGGTATAGGGATATGA
- a CDS encoding glycerol-3-phosphate dehydrogenase: MEKIITVLGAGSWGTALSIVLSQKGYKIRLWNKNKQLIEEIEKDRENKKYLLGIKIPHNVDLEADLEKALYKSDIVLFTVPSHAFREILKLAKPYIRKETVVVNGAKGLEVDTLYRLSEVYQEEMPANYLNYSVISGPSHAEEVSRNMPTALVVSAFNKKIQEYVQETFMLPTLRIYTNNDLVGVELGGALKNVIALATGILEGIGFGDNAKAALITRGLAEITRLGVKLGANPITFSGLTGLGDLIVTCTSWYSRNRRAGIEIGKGKKLDEVLSSIGMVVEGVKTTKAVYELSKIYNVDMPITEQTYYVLYENLSPLSAVQNLLNRDKTIEIRF; this comes from the coding sequence ATGGAAAAGATTATAACAGTTTTAGGGGCAGGAAGTTGGGGAACTGCTCTGTCAATAGTTCTTTCTCAAAAGGGTTATAAAATTAGGCTTTGGAATAAAAATAAACAACTTATAGAGGAAATTGAAAAGGATAGAGAAAACAAGAAATATTTGTTAGGTATAAAAATTCCTCATAATGTAGACTTAGAGGCAGATTTGGAGAAGGCTTTATATAAGTCAGATATTGTTCTATTTACAGTTCCATCTCATGCTTTCCGAGAAATATTAAAATTAGCAAAACCTTATATAAGAAAAGAAACGGTTGTAGTCAATGGAGCTAAGGGATTGGAAGTAGATACGTTATATCGTTTATCAGAAGTGTATCAGGAAGAAATGCCTGCGAATTATCTGAATTATTCAGTAATCTCAGGACCAAGTCATGCAGAAGAAGTCTCAAGAAATATGCCTACTGCTCTTGTGGTATCAGCTTTTAATAAAAAAATTCAGGAATATGTGCAAGAGACTTTTATGTTGCCAACTTTGAGAATATATACTAATAACGATCTGGTAGGAGTGGAATTAGGAGGAGCTTTAAAAAATGTAATTGCTTTGGCAACAGGTATTCTTGAGGGAATAGGTTTTGGAGATAATGCTAAAGCAGCCTTGATTACAAGAGGCTTAGCAGAGATAACAAGATTAGGAGTAAAGTTAGGTGCAAATCCTATAACCTTTAGTGGTTTAACTGGATTAGGAGATTTAATAGTTACTTGTACCAGTTGGTATTCAAGGAACAGAAGGGCAGGAATCGAGATTGGAAAAGGGAAAAAACTTGATGAAGTATTAAGCTCTATAGGGATGGTTGTTGAGGGAGTAAAAACTACGAAAGCAGTCTATGAATTGTCGAAAATTTATAATGTAGATATGCCTATAACTGAACAAACCTATTATGTATTATATGAAAATCTTTCCCCACTTTCTGCTGTTCAAAATTTACTTAATCGAGATAAAACAATAGAGATCAGATTTTAG